Proteins encoded within one genomic window of Hermetia illucens chromosome 2, iHerIll2.2.curated.20191125, whole genome shotgun sequence:
- the LOC119650129 gene encoding JNK-interacting protein 1 isoform X2 — MADTEFEEFSKPLNRLPTTSRTPAPFYSLIPGIEDLEDSPSSKSDLSDQEDLNNSLSEKSGKESCDANNRQRHVEDDEIGDGLKTSIITESESCRNIHGPERMTPNGFSGGERRRRKLPEIPKNKKSDDSSGQRSHIPYILNGNSQRTILSMKCSYLLDEDSSPDSERLQSLGDVDSGHSTAHSPVDFKSMSPQLASPSSHSPFPPPFGGVPFSQLEMLEATHRGLHKFIPRHHDEIEVEIGDPIYVQKEADDLWCEGVNLRTGRQGIFPSAYAVDLDYNDFDPCTVQVKKERYLLGYLGSVETLAHKGTGVVCQAVRKIVGEYGDSPSGQICILEVSDQGLRMVDRSRPQNKKEKKPCIDYFYSLKNVSFCAFHPRDHRYIGFITKHPTVQRFACHVFKGSESTRPVAEAVGRAFQRFYQKFIETAYPIEDIYIE; from the exons ATGGCAGACACGGAATTCGAGGAGTTTAGCAAGCCATTGAATCGGTTGCCGACAACGTCCAGGACACCAGCCCCCTTTTATTC CCTCATACCGGGAATTGAGGACCTCGAGGATTCCCCATCATCAAAAAGTGACCTTTCAGACCAGGAAGACTTGAATAATTCATTGAGTGAGAAATCTGGAAAGGAGAGTTGTGATGCAAATAATCGACAACGACATGTTGAAGACGATGAAATTGGTGATGGGCTTAAGACGAGTATTATTACCGAGTCGGAGTCCTGTCGGAATATCCATGGACCGGAGAGGATGACACCAAACGGTTTCAGTGGTGGGGAAAGGCGACGACGTAAACTTCCCGAAatacctaaaaataaaaaat CAGATGACAGTTCTGGTCAACGGTCACACATTCCATATATCTTAAACGGCAACTCACAAAGGACAATTCTGTCAATGAAATGCAGCTACCTATTGGACGAAGATTCGAGCCCTGATTCGGAACGCCTCCAAAGTCTAGGTGATGTCGATAGTGGGCATAGTACTGCACATTCCCCAGTAGATTTCAAAAGCATGTCTCCACAATTGGCATCCCCATCATCACATTCGCCATTTCCTCCTCCTTTTGGCGGTGTTCCATTCAGTCAATTGGAGATGTTGGAAGCAACGCACAGAGGTTTGCACAAATTTATCCCCAGACATCATGATGAGATAGAGGTGGAAATCGGTGATCCAATTTATGTTCAGAAGGAAGCTGATGACCTCTGGTGTGAAGGAGTTAATTTGAGGACTGGTAGGCAAGGGATTTTCCCCTCTGCCTATGCCGTTGATCTTGATTATAATGACTTCGACCCGTGCACAGTCCAAGTGAAAAAGGAAAGATACCTGTTGGGATATTTAGGATCAGTGGAGACACTCGCACATAAAGGTACAGGCGTTGTTTGCCAAGCAGTTAGGAAAATTGTCGGTGAATATGGAGACTCACCAAGTGGACAGATTTGTATTTTGGAAGTTTCAGATCAAGGACTTCGCATGGTGGATCGGTCTAGACCACAG AATAAGAAAGAGAAAAAGCCATGCATTGACTACTTCTACTCGCTCAAAAATGTATCATTTTGTGCATTTCATCCCCGCGACCACAGATACATTGGCTTCATCACAAAACATCCTACTGTGCAGCGTTTCGCCTGTCATGTTTTCAAAGGATCAGAATCAACACGGCCTGTAGCAGAAGCTGTAGG GCGAGCATTTCAAAGGTTCTATCAAAAGTTCATTGAAACCGCTTATCCAATTGAGGATATTTATATAGAGTAA
- the LOC119650129 gene encoding JNK-interacting protein 1 isoform X1, with product MADTEFEEFSKPLNRLPTTSRTPAPFYSLIPGIEDLEDSPSSKSDLSDQEDLNNSLSEKSGKESCDANNRQRHVEDDEIGDGLKTSIITESESCRNIHGPERMTPNGFSGGERRRRKLPEIPKNKKSSIMFLCGGQTSLADDSSGQRSHIPYILNGNSQRTILSMKCSYLLDEDSSPDSERLQSLGDVDSGHSTAHSPVDFKSMSPQLASPSSHSPFPPPFGGVPFSQLEMLEATHRGLHKFIPRHHDEIEVEIGDPIYVQKEADDLWCEGVNLRTGRQGIFPSAYAVDLDYNDFDPCTVQVKKERYLLGYLGSVETLAHKGTGVVCQAVRKIVGEYGDSPSGQICILEVSDQGLRMVDRSRPQNKKEKKPCIDYFYSLKNVSFCAFHPRDHRYIGFITKHPTVQRFACHVFKGSESTRPVAEAVGRAFQRFYQKFIETAYPIEDIYIE from the exons ATGGCAGACACGGAATTCGAGGAGTTTAGCAAGCCATTGAATCGGTTGCCGACAACGTCCAGGACACCAGCCCCCTTTTATTC CCTCATACCGGGAATTGAGGACCTCGAGGATTCCCCATCATCAAAAAGTGACCTTTCAGACCAGGAAGACTTGAATAATTCATTGAGTGAGAAATCTGGAAAGGAGAGTTGTGATGCAAATAATCGACAACGACATGTTGAAGACGATGAAATTGGTGATGGGCTTAAGACGAGTATTATTACCGAGTCGGAGTCCTGTCGGAATATCCATGGACCGGAGAGGATGACACCAAACGGTTTCAGTGGTGGGGAAAGGCGACGACGTAAACTTCCCGAAatacctaaaaataaaaaat CTTCCATTATGTTTCTCTGTGGCGGCCAAACTTCCCTAGCAGATGACAGTTCTGGTCAACGGTCACACATTCCATATATCTTAAACGGCAACTCACAAAGGACAATTCTGTCAATGAAATGCAGCTACCTATTGGACGAAGATTCGAGCCCTGATTCGGAACGCCTCCAAAGTCTAGGTGATGTCGATAGTGGGCATAGTACTGCACATTCCCCAGTAGATTTCAAAAGCATGTCTCCACAATTGGCATCCCCATCATCACATTCGCCATTTCCTCCTCCTTTTGGCGGTGTTCCATTCAGTCAATTGGAGATGTTGGAAGCAACGCACAGAGGTTTGCACAAATTTATCCCCAGACATCATGATGAGATAGAGGTGGAAATCGGTGATCCAATTTATGTTCAGAAGGAAGCTGATGACCTCTGGTGTGAAGGAGTTAATTTGAGGACTGGTAGGCAAGGGATTTTCCCCTCTGCCTATGCCGTTGATCTTGATTATAATGACTTCGACCCGTGCACAGTCCAAGTGAAAAAGGAAAGATACCTGTTGGGATATTTAGGATCAGTGGAGACACTCGCACATAAAGGTACAGGCGTTGTTTGCCAAGCAGTTAGGAAAATTGTCGGTGAATATGGAGACTCACCAAGTGGACAGATTTGTATTTTGGAAGTTTCAGATCAAGGACTTCGCATGGTGGATCGGTCTAGACCACAG AATAAGAAAGAGAAAAAGCCATGCATTGACTACTTCTACTCGCTCAAAAATGTATCATTTTGTGCATTTCATCCCCGCGACCACAGATACATTGGCTTCATCACAAAACATCCTACTGTGCAGCGTTTCGCCTGTCATGTTTTCAAAGGATCAGAATCAACACGGCCTGTAGCAGAAGCTGTAGG GCGAGCATTTCAAAGGTTCTATCAAAAGTTCATTGAAACCGCTTATCCAATTGAGGATATTTATATAGAGTAA